The window TGTCAGGGAGCGTTTCCTGATGTCTGGTTCACTCAAATATCAGTTTACCGACTGGTTGTCCGGTGAAATCAGAGGTGGAACGGACACATACTTCACCGAATACGACAACAAGACGTATGGTGGCAGTCCCCTGACCGAAACCGGACGTTATAGCTTTGGCCAGGATAAGTTCTTCGAGAACAACTTTACCACACTGTTTACAGCCCAGAAGGACAATCTCTTTGGAAACTGGGGATTGGGCGGTTCATTGGGAGGAAACCTGATGCACCGGAAGAAAACCGGCATTAGCGGTGGTCCCGATGAACTTCTGGTTCGTGATCTTTTCACATTTGGAAATGCAAAGAACAATATCAATGCCGAGAGGGAATACAGCGAGAAGAAAATCAACTCGCTCTTCGGAACAGTACAGTTGAACTATGGAGGTTATTTCTTCATCGACGGCACCTTCCGTAACGACTGGTCATCGACCCTGCACCCCGATAACCGCTCGTTCTTCTATCCGTCGATCAGCTCATCGCTTGTGATCAGCGATATGGTCAACAGCCAAGGCAATGGAATGCCAGACTGGTTTACATACGCAAAAGTTCGTGCTTCGTTTGCACAAGTGGGTAACGACCTCGATCCCTATCAGCTTTACAACACCTACTCGATTGGGAAAGACCCTGAAAACAATGCAACTGCAGGTACCAACAACACGCTCTATGATCCCAGCGTAAAGAGCGAATTGATCTCCTCTTGGGAAGCCGGGACCGAACTTCGTTTCTTCAACAACCGGTTAGCTCTTGACTTTGCCTGGTACAAATCAAACGCACTCCGTCAGTTATTGAACCTGCCTATGGACCCGCTGAGCGGATACAGCTCACGCAAGATCAATGCCGGAAATATCCAGAATCAGGGTATCGAGTTGATGATCAATGCACGCCCTGTTGAAACCAAAGATTTTGCATGGAACATCCAGGCCAACATCTCAACAAACAAGAATACCATCGTAGAGTTGACCGACGATGTTAAACTCTACTCCTTGGGAGGTTATGACAACCTGCAGGTATATGCAACCGCTGGAGGTAACTACGGCGAAATCTACGGTTCCAAGTTCAGACGTGTAACCGACAAGGAGAGCCCCTATTACGGTAAACTGATTGTTGACAGCAATGGTCTTCCCAATGGTACTGCCGAAAAGGAGAAAGTTGGAGATCAGCAGGCAGACATGCTGGTTGGTGTAACAAACACGCTGCAGTACAAAGGATTCTCATTCAGCTTCCTGATTGACTCCCGCATTGGCGGTGAAATCTTCTCGGGAACCAATTTCTACTTGCAAAGTGCCGGTACGGCAGCCATAACCGCTCCGGGTGGAAAACGCGATGAGTTTGTCGTTGACGGTGTTTATCTCGATGCCAACAATCAATATCAGGTAAATACAATCAAAGTGACACAGCAGGAGTATTGGAACAGGGTTACAGGCGATACGGGCAACCTGGGTATCACGGAAGCAAATATCTACAATGCGACCAATATCCGTGTACGAAACGTGCAGCTGAATTACGACTTTGCCCGCGCTACTTTGAAGAATACTCCGTTTACACGCTTAAGAATGGGGGTTTCCGTAAATAACGCATTGATGCTCAAGAGTCACCTGAACGGTGTGGATCCCGAATCGGTATTCGCTATTGGAACAAATGCTGTAGGATTTGAGAACACCGCTCCGCCTACCTCACGCACTTACCTGTTTAACGTTACTTTCGGTTTCTAATAATTTAACAAAAGATTAAAAATGAAAAAGAACAATATATTATTGGCATTTCTGGCAGTTATCCTGTTTTTTGGAGCCTGTTCCGACTTCGAAGAGATAAATAAAGACCCAAATGCTGCCAACGAGGATGATATCAAGGTGCAATATATAATCAACAAGGCCATAACCGATGCGCAACAAGATCCGCATATCGC of the Petrimonas mucosa genome contains:
- a CDS encoding SusC/RagA family TonB-linked outer membrane protein, which gives rise to MKSKNLFSMKGFFILLLSLCAFSISAQTTVTVSGTVTDDTGLEVIGATVIVVGNATHGTVTDFEGKYTLSNVPANGSLQISYVGMVTQVIPVNGRTTIDVVLAADTEMLDEVVVTALGIKRDKKALGYAIQEVKGDEIIAAREVNVANALSGKVSGLQVIRSGNGPGGSSKIVIRGNNSVTNLNQPLIVVDGVPMDNFTGAKNNDYWNPSADMGNGLSDINPEDIESMSVLKGASAAALYGSRAGNGVILITTKAGRKNDGLGITVSSSISAETIFMNPELQSTYGQGTNGAYDPLSSSSWGPQITGQEYTKWNGQSANMKAYDNLNAYFDKPGINLTDNIAFSQQYNNVSVYTSLGRTDDWSKIPGADLSRTNLTTRATTKFGADDRWSTDAKVQYIKTNAQNRPVGGRNSSNPFFTMYAFPRSLDIRDFSNPVDDAGKMVWYQRTSPQINPYWLSKYRLSNDVRERFLMSGSLKYQFTDWLSGEIRGGTDTYFTEYDNKTYGGSPLTETGRYSFGQDKFFENNFTTLFTAQKDNLFGNWGLGGSLGGNLMHRKKTGISGGPDELLVRDLFTFGNAKNNINAEREYSEKKINSLFGTVQLNYGGYFFIDGTFRNDWSSTLHPDNRSFFYPSISSSLVISDMVNSQGNGMPDWFTYAKVRASFAQVGNDLDPYQLYNTYSIGKDPENNATAGTNNTLYDPSVKSELISSWEAGTELRFFNNRLALDFAWYKSNALRQLLNLPMDPLSGYSSRKINAGNIQNQGIELMINARPVETKDFAWNIQANISTNKNTIVELTDDVKLYSLGGYDNLQVYATAGGNYGEIYGSKFRRVTDKESPYYGKLIVDSNGLPNGTAEKEKVGDQQADMLVGVTNTLQYKGFSFSFLIDSRIGGEIFSGTNFYLQSAGTAAITAPGGKRDEFVVDGVYLDANNQYQVNTIKVTQQEYWNRVTGDTGNLGITEANIYNATNIRVRNVQLNYDFARATLKNTPFTRLRMGVSVNNALMLKSHLNGVDPESVFAIGTNAVGFENTAPPTSRTYLFNVTFGF